The following proteins are encoded in a genomic region of Micromonospora olivasterospora:
- the hflX gene encoding GTPase HflX → MRDQETYVHLEDDELDATTGEYELSERQALRRVPGLSTELTDITEVEYRQLRLERVVLVGVWTEGTQADADNSLTELAALAETAGSQVLEGLIQRRNRPDPATYIGRGKVDDLGAVVLATGADTVICDGELSPSQLRNLEQRTRVKVVDRTALILDIFAQHAKSKEGKAQVELAQLEYLLPRLRGWGETLSRQTGGSGRGGGAGGGVGLRGPGETKLETDRRRIRHRIARLRREIKAMTTVRQTKRARRSRNAVPAVAIAGYTNAGKSSLLNRLTGAGVLVENALFATLDPTTRRATAADGRVYTLSDTVGFVRHLPHQIVEAFRSTLEEVADSDLVVHVVDGTHPDPEEQVRAVREVLAEVGADRLPELLVINKTDAADEETLLRLKRLWPDAVFASAHSGQGIDEVRAAIEQRLPSPAVEVRAVLPYDRGDLVARVHRQGEVLSTAHLPEGTLLHVRVGEALAADLAPYVADERLVAHAG, encoded by the coding sequence TTGCGAGACCAGGAGACCTACGTTCACCTCGAGGACGACGAGCTCGACGCCACCACCGGCGAGTACGAGCTGTCGGAGCGGCAGGCGTTGCGGCGGGTCCCCGGCCTCTCCACCGAGCTGACGGACATCACCGAGGTCGAGTACCGCCAGCTCCGGCTGGAGCGGGTCGTCCTCGTCGGCGTCTGGACCGAGGGCACCCAGGCCGACGCCGACAACTCCCTCACGGAGCTGGCGGCGCTGGCCGAGACGGCCGGCTCGCAGGTGCTCGAGGGGCTGATCCAGCGCCGCAACCGCCCCGACCCGGCCACGTACATCGGCCGGGGCAAGGTCGACGACCTGGGCGCGGTGGTGCTCGCCACCGGGGCCGACACCGTGATCTGCGACGGCGAGTTGTCGCCGTCCCAGCTGCGCAACCTGGAGCAGCGCACCAGGGTCAAGGTGGTCGACCGCACCGCCCTGATCCTCGACATCTTCGCCCAGCACGCCAAGAGCAAGGAGGGCAAGGCGCAGGTCGAGCTGGCGCAGCTCGAATACCTGCTGCCCCGGCTGCGCGGTTGGGGTGAGACGCTGTCCCGGCAGACGGGTGGTTCCGGCCGTGGCGGCGGCGCCGGCGGCGGCGTGGGCCTGCGCGGTCCCGGTGAGACCAAGCTGGAGACCGACCGGCGCCGGATCCGGCACCGGATCGCGCGGCTGCGCCGCGAGATCAAGGCCATGACGACGGTACGGCAGACGAAGCGCGCCCGCCGTTCCCGCAACGCCGTCCCGGCGGTGGCCATCGCCGGGTACACCAACGCCGGCAAGTCCAGCCTGCTCAACCGGCTGACCGGGGCCGGGGTGCTGGTGGAGAACGCCCTGTTCGCCACCCTCGATCCGACCACCCGTCGGGCCACCGCCGCCGACGGTCGGGTCTACACGCTCTCCGACACCGTCGGGTTCGTCCGGCACCTGCCGCACCAGATCGTCGAGGCGTTCCGCTCGACGCTGGAGGAGGTCGCCGACTCCGACCTGGTGGTGCATGTCGTCGACGGCACCCACCCCGACCCTGAGGAGCAGGTCCGCGCGGTGCGCGAGGTGCTGGCCGAGGTCGGCGCGGACCGGCTGCCCGAGTTGTTGGTGATCAACAAGACCGACGCCGCCGACGAGGAGACGCTGCTGCGGCTCAAGCGGCTCTGGCCGGACGCCGTGTTCGCCTCGGCCCACTCCGGCCAGGGGATCGACGAGGTGCGGGCGGCCATCGAGCAGCGGCTGCCCAGCCCGGCGGTGGAGGTCCGCGCGGTGCTGCCGTACGACCGGGGTGACCTGGTCGCCCGGGTGCACCGGCAGGGCGAGGTGCTCAGCACCGCCCACCTGCCGGAGGGGACGCTGCTGCACGTACGGGTGGGGGAGGCACTCGCCGCCGACCTGGCCCCGTACGTGGCCGACGAACGCCTCGTCGCGCACGCCGGGTGA
- the lexA gene encoding transcriptional repressor LexA: MTEDRTSRPKNPQQSAEAGPPAARRPRAARSRTGQPAVRPVTPVVSTYPDPATVDLTARQRRILEFIRTWVERHGYPPSVREIGEAVGLVSPSSVAYQLKELEKKGFLRRDPNRPRAVDVRAPGDVDDEASRSQRPTPAYVPMLGRIAAGGPILAEQAVEDIFPLPRELVGEGEVFMLQVKGDSMLDAAICDGDWVVVRQQPTADSGEIVAAMLDGEATVKTYRRRDGHVWLMPQNPAFDPIPGDDATIMGRVVAVLRRI; encoded by the coding sequence GTGACCGAGGACCGGACCAGCCGGCCGAAGAACCCGCAGCAGAGCGCCGAGGCGGGTCCGCCGGCCGCTCGACGTCCCCGCGCCGCCCGCAGCCGCACGGGCCAGCCCGCCGTGCGCCCGGTCACCCCGGTGGTCAGCACCTACCCCGACCCCGCCACGGTCGACCTGACCGCCCGCCAGCGGCGCATCCTGGAGTTCATCCGCACCTGGGTCGAGCGTCACGGTTACCCGCCGAGCGTCCGCGAGATCGGCGAGGCCGTCGGCCTGGTCTCCCCGTCCAGCGTCGCCTACCAGCTCAAGGAACTGGAGAAGAAGGGCTTCCTGCGCCGCGACCCCAACCGTCCGCGCGCGGTGGACGTCCGGGCTCCCGGCGACGTCGACGACGAGGCGAGCCGCTCCCAGCGCCCCACCCCGGCGTACGTGCCGATGCTGGGCCGGATCGCCGCCGGTGGGCCGATCCTGGCCGAGCAGGCGGTGGAGGACATCTTCCCCCTGCCCCGCGAGCTGGTCGGCGAGGGCGAGGTCTTCATGCTCCAGGTCAAGGGCGACTCGATGCTCGACGCCGCGATCTGCGACGGCGACTGGGTGGTGGTCCGGCAGCAGCCGACCGCCGACTCGGGCGAGATCGTCGCCGCGATGCTCGACGGCGAGGCGACCGTGAAGACCTACCGGCGCCGGGACGGTCACGTCTGGCTGATGCCGCAGAACCCGGCCTTCGACCCGATTCCCGGCGACGACGCCACGATCATGGGCAGGGTCGTCGCCGTCCTGCGCCGGATCTGA
- the nrdR gene encoding transcriptional regulator NrdR, whose protein sequence is MRCPYCRHADSRVVDSREADDGQLIRRRRACPECGKRFTTVEEAVLAVVKRSGVTEPFSRIKIIGGVRKACQGRPVDEDSIALLAQKVEETVRAKGAAEIPSHDVGLAILGPLRDLDEVAYLRFASVYRSFDSLADFEREIETLRAAARAREGAGAEDHAGAGAAGAAGRTN, encoded by the coding sequence ATGCGGTGCCCCTACTGCCGGCACGCCGACTCGCGGGTGGTCGACTCGCGGGAGGCCGACGACGGCCAGTTGATCCGCCGGCGACGCGCCTGCCCGGAGTGCGGCAAGCGGTTCACCACCGTCGAGGAGGCGGTGCTCGCGGTGGTCAAGCGCAGCGGGGTGACCGAGCCGTTCAGTCGCATCAAGATCATCGGCGGGGTGCGCAAGGCGTGCCAGGGGCGGCCGGTGGACGAGGACTCGATCGCCCTGCTGGCCCAGAAGGTCGAGGAGACCGTCCGGGCCAAGGGGGCGGCCGAGATCCCCAGCCACGATGTCGGGCTGGCGATCCTCGGCCCGCTGCGGGACCTGGACGAGGTGGCGTACCTGCGCTTCGCCAGCGTCTACCGCTCGTTCGACTCCCTCGCGGACTTCGAGCGCGAGATCGAGACGCTGCGGGCCGCCGCCCGCGCCCGGGAGGGCGCCGGGGCGGAGGATCACGCGGGGGCCGGGGCGGCGGGGGCCGCCGGCCGTACCAATTGA